The Niastella koreensis GR20-10 genome includes a window with the following:
- a CDS encoding class I SAM-dependent methyltransferase, producing MGNSAEDFIPQKELLQIEQPSFMFPTLQLQHLERPGYTIELYLPDAQEVQDNYFQQKQVQAGVPFPHWTKLWPAALAMADFIHQHPELVQDKVVLELAAGLGLPGFVAARYATTVCCSDYLSEAVDTMTRSAQHLQLSNVTCQLLDWSQLPIGLTADVLLLSDINYDPDQFDQLYQVLQRFLQQDTFILLTTPQRLMAKPFIERLLPFCKQQSETTVFYQQQSMAVSILQMTKQP from the coding sequence ATGGGCAATAGTGCGGAAGATTTTATTCCCCAAAAAGAGTTGTTGCAGATAGAGCAACCATCATTCATGTTCCCAACACTTCAACTCCAACACCTGGAACGGCCAGGTTACACAATAGAACTATATCTACCCGATGCGCAGGAAGTACAGGATAATTACTTTCAGCAAAAACAGGTACAGGCGGGGGTGCCATTTCCACATTGGACAAAATTATGGCCTGCTGCTTTGGCTATGGCGGACTTTATACATCAGCATCCGGAATTGGTACAGGATAAAGTTGTACTGGAACTGGCCGCCGGGCTGGGGCTGCCGGGGTTTGTGGCTGCCCGTTATGCAACAACCGTTTGCTGCAGCGACTATCTGTCCGAAGCAGTAGACACTATGACCAGGTCTGCACAGCATTTACAGCTGTCTAACGTTACCTGTCAACTGCTGGATTGGAGCCAGCTGCCCATCGGTCTTACTGCAGATGTGTTACTATTAAGCGATATCAATTATGATCCTGATCAATTCGATCAGCTTTACCAGGTATTACAGCGCTTTTTGCAACAGGACACCTTCATTCTGCTAACTACTCCGCAACGGCTCATGGCCAAACCGTTTATTGAAAGGCTGCTGCCTTTTTGTAAACAACAAAGTGAAACAACAGTATTTTATCAGCAGCAATCCATGGCGGTTAGCATATTGCAAATGACAAAACAACCTTAA
- a CDS encoding SusC/RagA family TonB-linked outer membrane protein, producing MKLTFIFLTVAFLQVSARGFSQNVSIRVQHAPLAQVFREIEKQTGYVFIYGKSMLEKTTPVDMQVTNSTLTDVLNLCFRNQAITYTIEDNKYIIIKPRPAPAPMVRQAGNQLYGDPVRGRIMADDATPLNGATVIIKGTGINGMTNNQGLFSINANEGDILVISFVGFETREIKVSPGMTASLQPIFLKAKKSLLDETVVIAYGTTSLRKSTGAVSSVTSQDISKQPVANPLAALPGRISGAVIAQDNGMPGSAVKIQIRGQGSLSQGEVPLFIIDGVPFTNFNGGSPATDNLNAFGTSGANGGVSPFSLINPNDIERIDVLKDADATSIYGSRGANGVIIITTKKGKAGKTAVNASFYQGTGKVSRFIPMLNLQQYLAMRREAFANSNQTPTAANAPDLMVWDTTKGTDWQKFLIGGTAHTTDAQVAISGGSGGTRFLFNSAYHRETTVFPGNNEAKRLSFRLNADHTSLDNKFNIGVMVSYANDVTNLLWDDISSAYNLPPNLPLYNPDGTLYWYSGFTNPLGRLKKTYKGNSDNLIGNLTLRYTLLPGLNLKANLGYTKTDLDQKKANPYSSDAPASTSGSYAYFADNKAGNYIIEPTIDYTRKLGEGKLSALAGASFQSNTADGYSIYASNYSSEALLGSMVAAGTLQVLYNNMQRYKYAAGFGRLTYDYKGRYIVNANFRRDGSSRFAPANRFNNFGSVGAAWVFSEEAFARNNLSVLSFGKLRGSIGTSGNDQISNYLYLNLYNASTPLLGNGTLNPQPVLLNDNIKWESRRKYDIGIDLGFLRDRILLTANYYQTRSGNQISSIAMPTQTGVNSKTVNIPAVITNTGVELDLRTTNIKTKDLEWRTALNVTFNRNKLVKWPGLENSFYASSYIVGKPVNVAQLYHFQGIDPTTGVAKYEDKDGSGSITSAGDRYVMPMGNPYYGGLTNTVSYKNFQLDFTLRFNHRKGRTNLFPSPVPVGGLSNQNTSVLNRWMKAGDEAMYPAFKTSGSDFNYSASDLTWGDASFAKLRSASLAYMVPKAWIKRLKMSDCTVSVQGQNLFLFSKNKYLYDPETTIQGGPAGIGNGALGAVMPPLRTIVFGINCSF from the coding sequence ATGAAACTGACGTTTATTTTTCTGACTGTTGCATTTTTACAGGTAAGTGCAAGGGGATTTTCGCAGAATGTTTCCATCAGGGTGCAACATGCGCCGCTGGCGCAGGTGTTCCGCGAAATTGAAAAGCAAACCGGGTATGTATTTATCTATGGTAAATCCATGCTGGAAAAAACTACGCCGGTTGATATGCAGGTTACCAATAGCACGCTTACAGATGTGCTCAATCTTTGTTTTCGCAACCAGGCTATCACCTACACCATTGAAGACAATAAGTACATTATTATAAAACCCAGGCCGGCCCCGGCGCCAATGGTAAGGCAGGCCGGCAATCAGTTATATGGTGATCCCGTCAGGGGCCGCATTATGGCGGATGACGCCACGCCGTTAAATGGTGCTACGGTTATTATCAAGGGCACCGGTATAAACGGCATGACCAATAACCAGGGTTTATTTTCTATTAATGCGAATGAAGGCGACATCCTGGTGATATCGTTTGTTGGCTTTGAGACCAGGGAAATAAAAGTATCTCCGGGAATGACTGCCAGCCTGCAGCCCATTTTCCTGAAAGCCAAAAAATCATTGCTCGATGAAACGGTGGTAATTGCCTATGGCACCACTTCTTTAAGAAAAAGCACCGGTGCGGTAAGCTCTGTTACTTCGCAGGATATTTCCAAACAACCGGTGGCCAATCCGCTCGCAGCCTTACCAGGCCGGATAAGTGGTGCTGTTATAGCGCAGGACAATGGCATGCCCGGCAGTGCGGTAAAAATTCAGATCAGGGGGCAGGGCTCGTTGTCACAGGGCGAGGTGCCATTGTTTATTATCGATGGCGTTCCCTTTACCAATTTTAATGGCGGCTCACCAGCTACTGATAACCTGAATGCCTTTGGTACCTCAGGCGCCAATGGCGGGGTTAGTCCGTTTAGTTTAATAAACCCAAATGATATTGAACGTATTGATGTGTTGAAAGATGCCGATGCTACTTCTATTTATGGGTCACGCGGCGCCAATGGCGTGATCATCATCACTACCAAAAAAGGGAAGGCCGGTAAAACAGCCGTGAATGCCAGTTTTTACCAGGGAACAGGTAAGGTATCGCGGTTTATACCCATGCTGAACCTGCAGCAATACCTGGCTATGCGTCGCGAAGCATTTGCCAACAGCAATCAAACACCTACCGCTGCCAATGCCCCCGATCTGATGGTATGGGACACCACCAAGGGCACCGACTGGCAAAAATTCCTGATTGGTGGAACTGCACACACCACCGATGCCCAGGTTGCCATCTCTGGCGGATCTGGCGGCACCCGCTTCTTATTTAATTCGGCTTATCATCGGGAAACTACCGTTTTCCCCGGTAATAACGAAGCAAAACGGCTTTCTTTCCGTCTGAACGCAGATCACACCAGCCTGGATAATAAGTTCAATATCGGGGTAATGGTGTCGTATGCCAATGATGTAACCAATTTATTATGGGACGATATTTCTTCCGCCTACAACCTGCCACCCAACCTGCCTTTATACAATCCGGATGGTACTTTATATTGGTACAGTGGTTTTACCAATCCGCTGGGCCGTTTAAAGAAAACCTATAAGGGTAACAGCGATAACCTCATTGGGAATCTTACCCTCCGGTATACGTTACTGCCGGGTTTGAACCTGAAAGCTAATCTCGGTTATACAAAAACTGATCTGGACCAGAAGAAAGCGAATCCCTATTCTTCAGATGCGCCAGCCAGTACGAGTGGCAGCTATGCTTATTTTGCCGACAATAAAGCAGGTAACTACATCATAGAACCTACCATCGATTATACCCGCAAGCTGGGTGAAGGTAAATTGTCGGCGTTGGCAGGCGCCAGCTTTCAAAGTAATACGGCAGATGGATATTCGATTTATGCAAGCAATTATTCCAGTGAAGCATTGTTGGGTAGTATGGTGGCTGCCGGCACACTGCAGGTTCTTTACAACAACATGCAGCGCTATAAATATGCAGCAGGCTTTGGCCGGTTAACTTACGACTACAAAGGCAGGTATATTGTAAACGCCAATTTCCGGCGCGATGGTTCTTCCCGTTTTGCCCCGGCTAACCGGTTTAATAATTTCGGTTCTGTGGGCGCGGCCTGGGTATTCTCTGAAGAAGCGTTTGCAAGAAATAACCTTTCTGTTCTTTCATTCGGAAAACTGCGCGGAAGCATTGGTACCTCCGGTAACGACCAGATCTCGAATTACCTGTACCTGAATTTGTATAACGCCAGTACGCCATTATTGGGTAATGGTACCCTGAATCCGCAACCGGTGCTGCTGAATGATAATATTAAATGGGAATCGCGCAGGAAATATGATATTGGGATTGACCTGGGCTTTTTAAGAGACCGCATCCTGTTAACGGCGAACTATTATCAAACCCGCTCCGGCAACCAGATCTCATCGATCGCAATGCCCACACAAACGGGTGTCAATTCCAAAACGGTAAATATACCAGCGGTTATTACCAATACCGGGGTTGAGCTGGACCTGCGCACCACGAATATAAAAACGAAAGACCTGGAATGGAGAACAGCTTTAAATGTTACATTCAACCGGAATAAACTGGTGAAATGGCCTGGTTTGGAAAATTCTTTTTACGCATCTTCTTATATTGTAGGTAAGCCGGTCAATGTAGCACAGTTGTATCATTTTCAGGGTATAGATCCAACTACAGGTGTGGCTAAGTATGAAGATAAAGATGGCAGCGGCTCCATTACGAGTGCCGGCGATCGTTATGTAATGCCCATGGGTAATCCTTATTACGGTGGGTTGACAAACACTGTTAGTTATAAGAATTTCCAGCTGGACTTTACCTTACGATTCAATCACCGAAAGGGCAGAACCAACCTGTTCCCTTCACCCGTACCGGTTGGTGGATTGTCGAATCAAAACACCTCCGTGCTGAATCGCTGGATGAAGGCCGGCGATGAGGCCATGTATCCTGCTTTTAAAACATCCGGATCCGATTTCAATTATTCCGCTTCCGACCTTACCTGGGGCGATGCCTCGTTTGCAAAACTACGTTCGGCCAGCCTTGCCTACATGGTTCCGAAGGCATGGATAAAACGGTTAAAGATGTCCGATTGTACCGTTTCTGTACAGGGACAGAATTTATTCCTGTTCTCCAAAAACAAATACCTGTACGATCCCGAAACAACCATCCAGGGCGGTCCTGCAGGTATAGGTAATGGTGCGTTGGGTGCGGTAATGCCACCACTGCGTACGATTGTGTTTGGAATTAATTGTTCATTCTAA
- a CDS encoding RNA polymerase sigma-70 factor, translating into MEKDLCMRIADGDEEAFASLFNRYYPLLRPFILKFTHSADKTEEMLQETFLRVWLNRDQLPGVENLQAWIFTIASRQCLHAIRTELNHRKKLAAMQIRESDRESDTPLDATQLAEINRLVTQAVNNMPPQRQRIYRMSREQGLKPAAIAEALSLSVTTVKNSLVAALKDIRQHLGAAGHTISLLVVLKMFF; encoded by the coding sequence ATGGAGAAAGATTTGTGTATGCGGATAGCAGACGGTGACGAAGAGGCTTTCGCCAGCCTGTTCAACCGGTATTATCCTTTATTACGTCCTTTTATATTGAAGTTTACGCATTCTGCAGACAAAACGGAAGAGATGCTGCAGGAGACCTTTCTGCGCGTATGGCTGAACCGGGACCAGCTCCCCGGAGTAGAAAACCTGCAAGCCTGGATCTTTACCATTGCCTCCCGCCAGTGTTTACATGCTATCAGAACTGAACTGAATCATCGCAAAAAATTAGCTGCCATGCAGATCCGGGAAAGCGACCGGGAATCGGATACGCCGCTGGATGCTACGCAGTTAGCTGAGATAAACCGGCTGGTAACACAGGCCGTTAATAATATGCCACCCCAACGCCAGCGCATTTACCGCATGAGCCGGGAGCAGGGACTTAAACCCGCCGCTATTGCCGAAGCACTCTCATTATCAGTAACTACCGTAAAGAATTCACTGGTGGCTGCCCTGAAAGACATCCGTCAGCACCTGGGTGCGGCCGGGCATACCATCAGCCTTCTGGTGGTGCTGAAAATGTTTTTTTAA
- a CDS encoding DUF6968 family protein yields MRTYIAERTLYLKNADEEVKEVNLGIGQPYYREEGNWACPIQLIGLFENLSDVPGEDSFQALMLAQNLARTLLNALVEKGWSVYCFEDKEVDVDTLFKVGI; encoded by the coding sequence ATGCGTACCTATATTGCCGAAAGAACATTATACCTGAAAAATGCAGATGAGGAAGTTAAAGAAGTGAATTTAGGTATTGGACAACCCTATTATAGAGAAGAAGGTAACTGGGCCTGCCCGATACAATTAATTGGCTTATTCGAGAACCTGTCAGACGTTCCGGGAGAAGATTCTTTTCAGGCTTTAATGCTGGCGCAGAATTTAGCCAGAACGCTCCTGAATGCCTTGGTTGAAAAAGGCTGGAGTGTGTATTGTTTTGAAGATAAAGAAGTAGATGTTGACACACTTTTTAAGGTAGGGATATAA
- a CDS encoding DUF2752 domain-containing protein, which translates to MDKADHSLGNKLLFVCWLLVPLLIYQIDYNSTNEHFTLCLFKNITGRNCYGCGVLRGISACLHFNFPAAYRLNCLNLLTIPLLTFLYGKQLWITRPMHFRPPLNNV; encoded by the coding sequence ATGGACAAGGCAGACCACTCGTTAGGAAATAAGCTGCTCTTTGTATGTTGGTTGCTCGTGCCATTGTTGATCTATCAAATTGACTATAACAGTACGAACGAACACTTTACATTGTGTCTCTTTAAAAATATTACCGGCAGGAATTGTTATGGTTGTGGGGTGTTGAGAGGTATTTCAGCCTGTTTGCACTTTAATTTTCCGGCAGCTTACCGGTTGAATTGTTTAAATCTGCTAACAATACCTTTACTTACATTCCTGTACGGAAAACAGCTGTGGATAACCCGGCCAATGCATTTCCGGCCCCCATTAAATAATGTATGA
- a CDS encoding FecR family protein has protein sequence MQKDAIRFLIGQYMNDELTAQQQVELLQLLGRHEESELIDVLKEMMEKEPATDGAVDTETMQASLQRILSVDKEVEPAMPGRLVTMRRNWRWVAAAACLLTVGMAGYMLLNKKSNTVSIATTSGTYKNDVQPGGQKAMLTLGNGQQIVLDSAANGLLTKQGNAQVMKEEEGLKYQPTTDNGQLTITYNMLSTPRGGEYKLILPDGSKVWLNAASSIRYPTAFTGNERKVEIEGEAYFEVAKDPAKPFHVKTGAQDIEVLGTHFNVNAYKDEETIKTTLLEGRVKVNSAIPDKSGRAGNPRQAGAGWQSAILKPGEQAIMLVSPLTTEPADSRHPDKIGNSPLTIDHSPDLESTMAWTTGQFIFREQRIEAIMKQISRWYNVEVTFAGRPTQEGFTASIPRNVPVSKVLRYLELTTLVHFKIDGNRITVLP, from the coding sequence ATGCAAAAAGATGCTATCAGGTTTTTGATAGGGCAATATATGAATGATGAATTGACGGCTCAACAACAGGTTGAACTGTTGCAATTGCTTGGCCGGCATGAAGAAAGCGAATTGATCGACGTATTGAAGGAGATGATGGAAAAAGAACCGGCAACAGATGGGGCCGTTGATACCGAAACCATGCAGGCCTCCCTGCAACGGATTTTGTCCGTTGATAAAGAGGTGGAACCCGCCATGCCGGGCCGGCTGGTAACTATGCGGCGCAATTGGCGTTGGGTGGCGGCCGCAGCCTGTTTGTTAACCGTTGGTATGGCCGGCTATATGTTGCTTAATAAGAAAAGCAACACTGTTTCCATCGCAACTACATCCGGCACGTATAAAAACGATGTGCAGCCAGGCGGACAGAAAGCCATGTTAACTCTTGGCAATGGACAACAGATTGTGCTCGACAGCGCAGCCAATGGGTTGCTGACAAAGCAAGGCAATGCGCAGGTGATGAAAGAGGAGGAAGGCTTGAAATATCAACCGACAACAGACAATGGGCAATTGACAATTACATACAATATGTTGTCAACGCCCAGGGGCGGGGAATATAAACTGATACTACCCGATGGAAGTAAAGTTTGGTTGAATGCCGCCTCTTCCATTCGTTACCCAACGGCTTTTACCGGTAATGAAAGAAAGGTAGAGATTGAAGGCGAAGCTTATTTCGAGGTGGCGAAGGACCCTGCCAAACCATTTCATGTAAAAACAGGCGCTCAGGATATTGAAGTACTGGGCACCCATTTTAATGTGAATGCATATAAAGATGAAGAAACTATAAAGACAACATTGCTGGAAGGAAGAGTGAAGGTGAATTCGGCAATTCCCGACAAGTCGGGACGGGCAGGCAATCCCCGACAAGCCGGGGCAGGCTGGCAATCGGCAATTTTAAAACCAGGTGAGCAGGCCATTATGTTAGTGAGCCCACTCACCACTGAGCCTGCCGATTCCCGGCATCCCGACAAAATCGGGAACTCACCACTCACCATTGACCATTCGCCTGACTTAGAATCAACAATGGCCTGGACAACCGGCCAGTTCATCTTCCGCGAACAACGCATTGAAGCCATAATGAAACAAATAAGTCGCTGGTATAATGTGGAAGTGACGTTTGCAGGCAGGCCCACTCAGGAGGGATTTACTGCAAGCATTCCCCGCAATGTACCGGTGTCGAAAGTGCTCAGGTACCTGGAGCTCACTACATTGGTGCACTTTAAGATCGACGGTAACAGGATCACGGTATTGCCATGA
- a CDS encoding TlpA disulfide reductase family protein: MKKQIIVGVVIAALSQSSLQAQDDKDTTRQYYYRLATSKDAADRALVTGKLYEGLKSNKEKDWVLSMNMFSVMKKKATADSLLTVIKNRFPNGEIWRNEDVQAIYNAGTAAEKEAAYNKWLQQYPMKKFEGSRIIYDYAANSVASAFAEEKNVKKALYYSNLCQTQAWKGEAWAGAASRLEKNGFTAEALPLFKKAMNNAWAFKTIRSKEEGAQFAALGYRGYCTSIARIFLKQKMNDSALTYIQKAYAEGMNGSVNYTYTEILQALGRDKEAFEKADEFVQTGEAEKQFKDMHKALYEKLNAGGKPYAEYMKEMEAAITKKVIDNLKNTIISKPSPAWVLKDVNGNTVNSESLKGKVVVLDFWATWCGPCKRSFPAMQMAVNKFKDNPDVQFLFIHTWEKGEGDATAAAKKYIDDNKYPFRVLMDLKDPETGSNNVVESFGISGIPTKFILDKNGNIRFRVTGFTGSNEAAVEEISAMIDMVEKS, from the coding sequence ATGAAAAAGCAAATTATAGTAGGTGTTGTAATAGCTGCGTTAAGTCAAAGCAGTTTACAGGCACAAGACGATAAAGACACTACCCGTCAATATTATTACCGGCTGGCCACTTCAAAAGATGCGGCCGACCGGGCATTGGTAACCGGTAAATTATATGAGGGGTTAAAAAGCAATAAGGAAAAAGACTGGGTGTTGTCGATGAATATGTTCAGTGTGATGAAAAAGAAAGCAACTGCCGATTCTTTACTTACGGTAATAAAAAACCGTTTTCCCAATGGCGAAATCTGGCGGAATGAAGATGTGCAAGCCATTTATAATGCCGGCACGGCAGCGGAAAAAGAGGCTGCGTATAACAAATGGCTTCAGCAATATCCCATGAAGAAATTTGAAGGCAGCAGAATTATATACGACTATGCTGCCAATAGCGTAGCCAGCGCATTCGCCGAAGAAAAGAATGTAAAGAAGGCGTTATATTATAGCAATCTGTGCCAGACCCAGGCGTGGAAAGGCGAGGCCTGGGCCGGGGCAGCATCGCGGCTGGAAAAGAATGGCTTTACAGCGGAAGCATTGCCCTTATTCAAAAAGGCAATGAACAATGCCTGGGCTTTTAAAACCATACGTTCAAAAGAAGAAGGTGCGCAGTTTGCTGCTTTGGGTTATAGAGGCTATTGTACTTCCATTGCCCGTATTTTTCTGAAACAAAAAATGAACGACAGCGCCCTGACATATATTCAAAAGGCCTATGCCGAAGGAATGAATGGTTCGGTGAATTATACATATACCGAGATCTTACAGGCATTGGGCCGCGACAAGGAAGCATTTGAAAAAGCCGATGAATTTGTGCAAACCGGCGAGGCAGAAAAGCAATTCAAAGACATGCATAAGGCCTTATACGAAAAGCTGAATGCCGGTGGCAAGCCATATGCAGAGTACATGAAAGAAATGGAGGCCGCTATAACCAAGAAAGTGATCGATAACCTGAAGAACACCATCATCAGCAAGCCATCACCGGCCTGGGTGTTGAAGGATGTAAATGGTAATACGGTCAATTCAGAAAGCCTGAAAGGCAAAGTGGTGGTGCTCGATTTCTGGGCAACCTGGTGTGGTCCCTGCAAACGTTCGTTCCCTGCCATGCAAATGGCCGTGAATAAATTCAAGGACAACCCTGATGTGCAGTTCCTGTTTATTCATACCTGGGAAAAAGGCGAAGGCGACGCCACGGCAGCCGCAAAGAAATATATCGATGACAACAAGTATCCCTTCCGCGTGCTGATGGACCTGAAAGATCCCGAAACCGGCAGTAACAATGTAGTGGAAAGCTTTGGCATCTCTGGCATCCCAACCAAATTCATTCTCGATAAAAATGGGAACATCCGTTTCCGCGTTACCGGGTTTACCGGTTCCAATGAAGCAGCGGTGGAAGAAATAAGTGCGATGATTGATATGGTGGAAAAATCGTAA
- a CDS encoding RagB/SusD family nutrient uptake outer membrane protein: MIRNNRSIQLYSGTIAMALSLLLTSCKKFTEIGAPPTQVLSSDVFTNDITGSSAIMGLYTGNVATQMLVPYTMYPGMSADDVQYNTPSSDYDGFETNTVSINNAINANAWYYAYQYLRNINYDIVGLTASTSLTPSVKNQLLGEAKFLRAFVLFELVNFYGDVPLPLSNNDNENAYLPRTAAKDVWTQIIADLKDAQSLLPETYTGSFRARINKWAATSLLARAYLYNYDYPNAEAEATKVIDSKVYTIVAPASAFVNTSNEIIWQITNTTGISTYGANYNSAANSLPTYSLYDTLYKSFETGDLRKTNWTSDTTASGVTYHRVTKYKLRSGTTGNEYSVALRFAELYLIRGEARAQQDKLPLAKADIDVLRTRAGLTGLLATLSKDDMLLAIEQERKVELFGEWGHRWFDLKRTNRAAAVIGGQKKTTWKNTAVLYPVPDAQRLANTNLSQNDGY, encoded by the coding sequence ATGATTCGTAATAACAGATCAATACAACTATATTCCGGGACCATCGCCATGGCGTTGTCCCTGCTGCTGACCTCCTGTAAAAAGTTCACCGAAATAGGGGCGCCTCCCACGCAGGTGCTGAGCAGTGATGTGTTCACCAATGATATAACAGGTTCCAGCGCTATCATGGGCTTGTATACCGGTAATGTAGCTACCCAGATGCTGGTGCCCTATACCATGTACCCCGGTATGTCGGCAGATGATGTGCAATACAATACGCCCAGTTCAGATTACGACGGGTTTGAGACCAATACGGTTTCAATAAATAATGCGATAAATGCCAACGCCTGGTATTATGCCTATCAATACCTGCGGAACATCAATTATGACATAGTTGGTTTAACAGCGTCAACATCGCTTACCCCATCGGTAAAGAACCAGTTGTTAGGCGAGGCAAAATTCCTGCGGGCCTTTGTGTTGTTTGAGCTGGTGAATTTTTATGGCGATGTGCCCTTGCCGCTCAGTAATAATGATAATGAGAATGCTTATCTGCCCCGCACTGCAGCCAAAGATGTATGGACTCAGATCATTGCTGACCTGAAAGACGCGCAATCCTTATTGCCGGAAACCTATACCGGCAGCTTCCGCGCACGTATTAATAAATGGGCCGCTACTAGTTTGCTGGCAAGGGCTTATTTATATAATTATGATTATCCCAACGCCGAAGCAGAAGCTACCAAAGTGATCGATTCAAAAGTTTACACCATAGTGGCGCCGGCCAGCGCCTTTGTAAATACCAGTAATGAGATCATTTGGCAAATAACCAATACCACCGGTATCAGCACCTATGGCGCCAATTATAATTCTGCCGCCAATAGCCTGCCGACATATAGCCTGTATGATACCTTATACAAGTCATTTGAAACAGGCGATCTGCGTAAAACCAACTGGACATCCGATACCACCGCAAGTGGCGTGACCTATCACCGGGTAACCAAATACAAATTAAGAAGTGGTACAACAGGTAATGAATACAGTGTGGCGTTGCGTTTTGCCGAACTGTACCTGATCAGGGGCGAAGCCAGGGCGCAACAGGATAAACTTCCGTTGGCTAAAGCGGATATCGATGTGCTGCGCACCCGCGCCGGATTAACCGGTTTGTTAGCCACGCTAAGCAAAGACGATATGCTGCTGGCCATAGAGCAGGAGCGAAAGGTAGAACTGTTTGGCGAATGGGGCCATCGCTGGTTCGATTTGAAAAGGACCAATCGTGCTGCCGCTGTCATCGGCGGACAAAAAAAGACCACCTGGAAAAATACCGCCGTATTGTACCCGGTGCCCGATGCACAACGCCTGGCAAATACCAATTTGTCGCAAAACGATGGCTACTAG
- a CDS encoding DUF6717 family protein, which translates to METYMFVKTGDDWFIDLPEYIEQGGAAGDLQMVDGADTMLDLIAERGTSVVLNISEEPFEGADVLVLTEKCDPSIGGGYYLMEKYNGKAVNQRMWLCQVTEFVFGKLPERIFVKQEDIDASE; encoded by the coding sequence ATGGAAACATATATGTTCGTAAAAACCGGTGACGACTGGTTCATCGATCTGCCGGAATATATTGAGCAGGGTGGGGCAGCAGGCGATCTGCAAATGGTGGATGGCGCCGATACCATGCTCGATCTTATAGCCGAACGCGGTACGTCTGTAGTGCTGAATATTTCAGAAGAACCGTTTGAAGGGGCGGATGTGCTTGTATTAACCGAAAAATGCGACCCCTCCATTGGCGGAGGTTATTATTTGATGGAGAAATACAATGGCAAGGCGGTAAACCAGCGCATGTGGCTGTGCCAGGTAACAGAATTTGTTTTTGGCAAACTTCCCGAACGTATCTTTGTTAAACAGGAAGATATCGATGCTTCAGAATAA
- a CDS encoding TM2 domain-containing protein, protein MFCTNCGNQIDDKAVVCVKCGAPTSNYNKQAVAGIQVAGDPAEGYDWLTTLLLCFFVGGLGVHSFYTKKTGIGIAQLLTVGGCGIWALVDLIMIITGGFKDGQGRPLVRK, encoded by the coding sequence ATGTTTTGTACAAATTGTGGAAACCAAATCGACGACAAAGCCGTTGTATGTGTTAAATGCGGCGCCCCTACCTCAAATTATAATAAACAAGCAGTTGCAGGCATACAGGTTGCCGGAGATCCTGCTGAAGGATATGACTGGCTCACAACGCTGCTGCTTTGTTTTTTTGTAGGTGGTCTGGGAGTTCATAGTTTTTATACTAAAAAAACAGGTATCGGCATAGCCCAGTTACTTACCGTGGGTGGTTGCGGTATTTGGGCCCTGGTTGACCTAATCATGATCATTACCGGAGGTTTTAAAGATGGACAAGGCAGACCACTCGTTAGGAAATAA